One part of the Ziziphus jujuba cultivar Dongzao chromosome 2, ASM3175591v1 genome encodes these proteins:
- the LOC107419048 gene encoding transcription factor BIM1 isoform X2, whose protein sequence is MELPQPRPYETEGRKPTHDFLSLYSHSTAQQDPRTPSQGGGYLKTQDFLQPLERIGKGACAKEEAASVEISTAEKPPPPAAPPSFAHLLPGGIGTYSISHISYFNQKVPKPEAGNVFTVAQTSSNDRNDGNSNCSSYSGSGFTLWDESAVKKGETGKENMGERPGVGEPAARVGQWASSERPSVSSSSNHRKSFGSFSSSQQSLQRNQSFMEMIKSAKGSNQEDELDEEEELVLKKELSTTTHKGELRVKIDGKNSDQKANTPRSKHSATEQRRRSKINDRFQMLRELIPHSDQKRDKASFLLEVIEYIQFLQEKAHKYEGSYQGWNNESTKLTPWRSNYRLGESFDQSRGIKGGSDPAVVFATKFDEKNICVSPTIPGGAQNPVESDTSTVTTFKALDHHSSMTNKAMPFPMLLQQNLFPPVRSGGAVPQVHPRLASDVENISSQPQSQLCQTRSCTTMDGAVANDKLKEQELTIEGGTINISSAYSQGSYFSSQPLPSCHPSDCF, encoded by the exons GAGGAGGTTATCTCAAAACTCAAGATTTTCTACAACCACTTGAACGCATAGGAAAAGGTGCCTGTGCTAAAGAAGAAGCTGCTTCTGTTGAGATATCAACAGCTGAAAAGCCACCACCTCCAGCAGCACCTCCTTCCTTTGCGCACCTTCTCCCCGGTGGGATTGGGACTTACAGTATAAGTCACATTTCCTATTTCAATCAAAAGGTTCCGAAGCCGGAGGCCGGGAATGTATTTACAGTCGCTCAAACAAGTAGTAATGACAGAAATGATGGAAACTCAAACTGCAGTTCTTATTCCGGAAGTGGATTCACTTTGTGGGATGAATCTGCGGTGAAAAAGGGAGAGACAGGGAAGGAGAATATGGGAGAAAGACCAGGTGTTGGAG AGCCAGCGGCGAGAGTCGGACAATGGGCGTCGTCAGAACGGCCGTCAGTGTCATCTTCCAGCAACCATCGCAAGAGCTTTGGCTCTTTCTCTTCATCCCA GCAATCGCTACAGAGGAATCAAAGCTTCATGGAGATGATAAAGTCCGCAAAGGGTAGCAACCAGGAAGACGAACTTGACGAAGAGGAAGAGCTTGTTCTGAAGAAAGAGCTTTCAACAACTACCCACAAAG GCGAACTTAGGGTAAAAATTGATGGTAAGAACTCTGACCAGAAGGCTAACACGCCGCGGTCTAAGCATTCTGCAACAGAGCAGCGTAGAAGAAGCAAGATAAATGACCG ATTTCAGATGCTGAGAGAACTGATTCCTCATAGTGACCAGAAGAGAGATAAGGCGTCATTCTTGTTAGAG GTTATCGAGTACATTCAGTTTTTACAGGAGAAAGCACATAAATATGAGGGGTCATATCAAGGGTGGAACAATGAATCAACAAAACTAACGCCTTGG AGGAGCAATTACAGGCTTGGGGAAAGTTTTGATCAATCTCGAGGCATCAAGGGTGGGTCTGATCCTGCAGTAGTGTTCGCCACAAAGTTTGATGAGAAAAATATCTGTGTTTCTCCAACAATACCTGGGGGTGCACAAAATCCAGTAGAATCTGATACAAGTACTGTCACTACCTTCAAAGCATTGGATCACCACAGTAGCATGACAAATAAGGCAATGCCCTTCCCTATGTTACTGCAGCAAAATTTATTCCCACCTGTCAGGAGTGGAGGTGCAGTACCTCAAGTTCATCCTAGATTGGCGTCTGatgtggaaaatatatcatcTCAGCCTCAATCCCAGTTGTGTCAGACAAGATCATGCACTACTATGGATGGTGCAGTTGCTAATGATAAGCTAAAAGAACAGGAGCTAACTATTGAAGGTGGTACTATTAACATCTCAAGTGCATATTCTCAAGG TTCTTACTTTTCTTCTCAACCATTACCGAGTTGTCATCCATCTGACTGTTTCTGA
- the LOC107419048 gene encoding transcription factor BIM1 isoform X1 has protein sequence MELPQPRPYETEGRKPTHDFLSLYSHSTAQQDPRTPSQGGGYLKTQDFLQPLERIGKGACAKEEAASVEISTAEKPPPPAAPPSFAHLLPGGIGTYSISHISYFNQKVPKPEAGNVFTVAQTSSNDRNDGNSNCSSYSGSGFTLWDESAVKKGETGKENMGERPGVGEPAARVGQWASSERPSVSSSSNHRKSFGSFSSSQQSLQRNQSFMEMIKSAKGSNQEDELDEEEELVLKKELSTTTHKGELRVKIDGKNSDQKANTPRSKHSATEQRRRSKINDRFQMLRELIPHSDQKRDKASFLLEVIEYIQFLQEKAHKYEGSYQGWNNESTKLTPWRSNYRLGESFDQSRGIKGGSDPAVVFATKFDEKNICVSPTIPGGAQNPVESDTSTVTTFKALDHHSSMTNKAMPFPMLLQQNLFPPVRSGGAVPQVHPRLASDVENISSQPQSQLCQTRSCTTMDGAVANDKLKEQELTIEGGTINISSAYSQGLLNTLTQALHNSGVDLSQASISVQIELGKRASSKTVVATSTIKDNDIPSSNQGKRHSGVENGEDSHQSLKKLKTGKN, from the exons GAGGAGGTTATCTCAAAACTCAAGATTTTCTACAACCACTTGAACGCATAGGAAAAGGTGCCTGTGCTAAAGAAGAAGCTGCTTCTGTTGAGATATCAACAGCTGAAAAGCCACCACCTCCAGCAGCACCTCCTTCCTTTGCGCACCTTCTCCCCGGTGGGATTGGGACTTACAGTATAAGTCACATTTCCTATTTCAATCAAAAGGTTCCGAAGCCGGAGGCCGGGAATGTATTTACAGTCGCTCAAACAAGTAGTAATGACAGAAATGATGGAAACTCAAACTGCAGTTCTTATTCCGGAAGTGGATTCACTTTGTGGGATGAATCTGCGGTGAAAAAGGGAGAGACAGGGAAGGAGAATATGGGAGAAAGACCAGGTGTTGGAG AGCCAGCGGCGAGAGTCGGACAATGGGCGTCGTCAGAACGGCCGTCAGTGTCATCTTCCAGCAACCATCGCAAGAGCTTTGGCTCTTTCTCTTCATCCCA GCAATCGCTACAGAGGAATCAAAGCTTCATGGAGATGATAAAGTCCGCAAAGGGTAGCAACCAGGAAGACGAACTTGACGAAGAGGAAGAGCTTGTTCTGAAGAAAGAGCTTTCAACAACTACCCACAAAG GCGAACTTAGGGTAAAAATTGATGGTAAGAACTCTGACCAGAAGGCTAACACGCCGCGGTCTAAGCATTCTGCAACAGAGCAGCGTAGAAGAAGCAAGATAAATGACCG ATTTCAGATGCTGAGAGAACTGATTCCTCATAGTGACCAGAAGAGAGATAAGGCGTCATTCTTGTTAGAG GTTATCGAGTACATTCAGTTTTTACAGGAGAAAGCACATAAATATGAGGGGTCATATCAAGGGTGGAACAATGAATCAACAAAACTAACGCCTTGG AGGAGCAATTACAGGCTTGGGGAAAGTTTTGATCAATCTCGAGGCATCAAGGGTGGGTCTGATCCTGCAGTAGTGTTCGCCACAAAGTTTGATGAGAAAAATATCTGTGTTTCTCCAACAATACCTGGGGGTGCACAAAATCCAGTAGAATCTGATACAAGTACTGTCACTACCTTCAAAGCATTGGATCACCACAGTAGCATGACAAATAAGGCAATGCCCTTCCCTATGTTACTGCAGCAAAATTTATTCCCACCTGTCAGGAGTGGAGGTGCAGTACCTCAAGTTCATCCTAGATTGGCGTCTGatgtggaaaatatatcatcTCAGCCTCAATCCCAGTTGTGTCAGACAAGATCATGCACTACTATGGATGGTGCAGTTGCTAATGATAAGCTAAAAGAACAGGAGCTAACTATTGAAGGTGGTACTATTAACATCTCAAGTGCATATTCTCAAGG GTTGTTAAATACTTTGACACAAGCACTGCACAATTCTGGTGTGGATTTGTCACAGGCCAGCATCTCAGTGCAAATTGAGCTTGGGAAGCGAGCAAGTAGTAAAACGGTTGTGGCAACATCCACTATTAAG GATAATGATATTCCTTCGAGCAACCAAGGGAAAAGGCATTCTGGAGTTGAAAATGGTGAAGATTCTCACCAGTCCCTAAAGAAGCTCAAGACAGGCAAAAACTAA